ATCTAACTGCTTTTACTGCCTgttatttgcaatttttttttttttacttttggcTGGACTTcttcaaattattattttttttaaaattaggtTTACACAGTTTGTTGTGTGAAGTAGCAAGTCATGGTTACCAAACACTACAGGTTTCAACTGGCAATCATGGACAAATTACAAATCTGTTCATGTGTGGCATTGGTGGACGACTATGTATCAACTCTAAATGTGTTGGGGGAAAAATCCAAACCTTCAACATGATCATTCCCCAGACTGCATTCATCAGACATAGACTGTTGCATTTCTAGGTgagttttttcatttttcaagctttcccttttgcacaaGCCTAGGGCTGTGCCGTTTTGCCACCAAGCTCGAATTTGCAAcagatcaaatttttttggtttctcgAGATTTTTGCcagctttttaaaaatgttgttaggctttttcaagttttttctGTAGCAAAACACGAATGATTTACCATGTAAACCACCTTTTACAACCTTCTGCTGCGTTCACGAAATCCTGACCACTGTAAACACACGttgtttctgttgttttttacCGATCCGACCTACTACAAGGTCGATATTATTGAAACAGTCGAAACTGGGTTAACGGAATAATGCAAATTCTGTATTCAGCAACCCGGGCAAGGACTCGAGCGTGCAAATGGGGCGGGTGAAACAGTTCATTATTaactttttgtttaaatcGTTTACTCCTCCGTCTAAGCTGTATGACAGCGCATTGAATAATCAAGCACGGCGGCCATTTTTGGATTATTTTGACACCCTTTTCTCTATAATGTAATAATAATCTTCCAACTCTCTAATGTCCAAGTAAAACGAAAGCTTAATGCCCATAAAGAGGTTGATCAATTTCACATCCATCCCGTATTAAGATTTTGGCCGTCTAGATAAGGTTTGAACTTTAAAGTATGTATATAAAAGTCCTGGGCACTTCCCATCCGTATAGTTATATCCTCTGTATGGCGTAATTGGGCGAAGAACCAAGATGTGACGATTTGCTTTGTATATAATAtttcggccattttttttttttttttcttttcaaatcacTCAGAGAAATTCTACTTCTGGTTCCAAGCATCGTGGATGTCCTATAAATTAGCTGTTCGAACTAGTCTAAAATGTACCCATGTGATTGCCATCTCTGACTTGAGGAATGTCAACCGATTTTCGACATTATCTTGAATCGGCACAAAGAAGATAGTAAAACAGCCCAAACGATATCAGCTATAACAGCAACAATTTGCTAATTCGGTTTAGTAGCCAACACATCTTGCCATAAAACTAAGAGAGGCGTTCGTAACTAATTATAGGTTTTATATGTGGCAATTGTGGTTCAGTGGTTATCGCGAAAAGGGCCCGCTATGCATTTGCATTCCTGGACAATTTTGCGCGTGATTTTGCCACAACTTCAGCTATCTGTGAATTGCGATCCTCGTAATTGTCTATGTTTCGTACCGTTCGTACCGGTTTGTTTCGTGCTGCTGATCTTGAACGTAGCTGCTTATCAACGTCATTCTCACAACACGCCATAACTCACCGAATCTCTTATTTTGTTGTTCAACAGATTTCTAGTTGAATTACCACAACCCCCAGATGAACTGGATCATTTTCCCCGTATCCTCTCACAAAAGTCGTGTATTGGAAAGGAAAAGTGTCGACAAACATTTGAAATAGCAAACGAGAAGCAGTTTAacagtttactcatcatcgcGGCAACCATGTGAAGTGGTTGTGaatagaaaatcgatatatTCGAAGGTATCAGAATAAACCAAGGCATAGATCTATGATTTATAATAACCAATAATAATCGCGGTGCATTGCTTATGATTCAGTGAAGAAAACCCTACTACTAGACCAAGCAATAGAGCATCCCTATTACCAAGATTTGGGAACCGAATCAGAGGACACAGGACAGCAGCGAGAGATGTCACGACTATTGGAATTATTCAGCCAAATTTTCAGGTCAGATTTCCACCTTCTTTGCGCTCTGGTCAGTCTGGTTGTCAATCTTCATTTTGCCCGTGTAATTGGTCCCTTGTTGCATCCTCTATGATTTGTATTGCGTCCTGTAAGTGTTGGCTCGGTTTTCTTGAATTGAGCTTACGCAAATAATGGAGCGCAACGTATCCATCACTGTCCTTTGCGTTCACGTCTATTCCATTTGTTATCAAGCATTGAATTGCGCCAGCCAAGTTAGAACTTGAACTGTTCTGACACAAACAACTGAGCGCATTAGATCCATATTTGTCTTTTGCTTTAACATCGATTCCGAGTTTGATTAAGCGTTGAAGAGCGTGGATTAAGCTTGTACTTGAATTGTATGaacacaaataatggagcgcATTACATCCACGAGTGTTTGTTGTCTTCACGTCAATTCCGTAATGGACTAAAACTTGGATTTCGTCCATTAAAGATTGGCTTGATCTGAACCGACACAAAATATGGAGCGCGTTCCAACCGTTGTTCCGCGTCGCGTTGACTTCAATTCCGGAAACGATCAATAGTTGCATTGCTTCGTTCAAACTTGAGGTTATTGAATCGTTAGAACACAAAcaatggagcgcattccatccGAATTCGGCCTTCGCTTTCACGTTGATTTCTTTTCCGATTAAAAATGTCATTGCGTCGATTAACTTTTCGCTTGAATTGTATCGACACAGtaaatggagcgcattccatccaccGTCAGTCGGCACATTCACGTCGATTCCAGACTCGATCAAGATTTTAAGTGCGTCGATGAGGTATTCGCCAGAGTTGTATCGACACAGTAAATGGAGCCCGTTCCATCCAAATGCGTCCTTTTCCGTCAAATCTTGTTTCTCTTGTATGCAACTTTTAATTTTGGGTATTAAGGTTGAATCTGACGTGTATCGACACAATGTATGGATATTCCGTCCATGGTTGCTTATTGTCTTCGCTTTTTCGTTCTTGGGAAGTTGATTAGAAGGAATTGGCAATTGTCCAGTTGAttgttcgttttcatttattgacTTTAGTTTTTCGACGACTTCTGTCGATGTTATCCTTTGGTCAGGATCGTTTTGTAACATATTTTCTAGTAAGTCATCATAGGACTCCCGCACCTTGCCGTAAATTCCTACGCACACAAAATTACATCATTaacggaaaacaaaattattgtagTAAATTAGGACTTGCTTTGAATGTTGATCGGATTGTCTCCGATTACGTTGTTATGAATTTCAAATGAGTTGGAACCGTAGAGATGTTGTCCCTTCAAGAAAAGATAGCCAAAGACTAGGCCTAGGGAGAACACTTCGCTCTTGACCGTGCCTCGAACCATACATTCCGTGTGCTCGTTTGTCAACAGTTTCAGCTGCTCGGGTGCAATCCAATCTCTTGTTCCTCTTACTCCACTCAACGAGTACGTCCCCCGTTCGTTTACGGGTTTAGACAGTCCGAAATCAGCCCATTTGATTATTGTCTCTTCATTTTGGCTAGAACTCCGCTTAATGAGGACATTTTGAGGTTTAATATCTCCGTGAATGAGATGTTTTAAATGGATGTATTCGAGACCTAAAGCTAATTGGCGAAAAACTTCGATTTGACGTGGCATAGGTCCGTTGTATTTTCTGGGATCATCCGACTGTAGGAACAGCTGATCTAGTGAAGCGTCGCACAATTCCAATGCAAAGTACCTTCAACACGCCAACGAAACTGATACAGTTTTGCTTTTGAAAATCAGGAAAAATGAATTTACCTGAAGTCGTCATCACTTTCACAATGCAAAAGTTCGACAACATTTGGGTGTTCTAGCATCACCatagcttcttcttctcttttgtaGTAGTAATAGATTGGAATTCTTTTTACTGCGACTGGACGGCTTCTAAACTCGCCTTTGAACACGGAGCCAAAGCCCCCCATTCCTAATTTAGCCCTACAGTCCAACTGAATTTCCAATCCTTGCATATATTTCCAATCCTTTTCGGGGTTGACGATTGATTTTTGTTGGGCGTTCACGTCGATACTGGGACGAATTATGGCTTTGATGTTGTCATCAAGCTGAACAGAAGAAGATAAGCCCATGATTTCCATTATGCTTTTCAATTGTGTGACGACTTCTGTCGATGTCACCCTTTCTCTGGGTTCGTCTTCTAGCATTTTTTCTAGTAAGTCATCGGCGTAAGACTTGCGCGATTCTCCGTCAATTTCTATATACATTAAAGCAATAAACTATTGATTAACAGAAGAGCAATGGTTGTAGTACATGTCTGGAATTACTATGTAAGTTTGGAATTGGATTTCTTtcgattatgttttttctGATGCCCATCGTGTCAGTAATCAAACCATAAAGATGTTTGCCTTTCAAGAACAGATATCCAAAGACGAGGCCTAGTGCAAAGATATCGCTCTTGACAGTACCTCGaggtttttggttttcatcGTATCGTGACCTCAGTATTTCGGGAGCTTCCCAGCCTTCAGTTCCTACGACTCCACCGTTGGTCGAGAAGCTTCCCCCTTTATTCACTTCTCTGGACAGCCCAAAGTCTGCCCACTTGATTGTTATCTCGGCGTCTTGGCCGGCGCCTCGCACCGAGATAAGGATGTTTTCCGGTTTAATGTCTCGATGAATTAAGTTCTTCGAATGGATGTACTCGAGACCTAAAGCTAGTTGATGGAAAATGTGGAGATCATGTGGCATGGGCGGTCCTTTGTATCGTTTCGGGTCATCCGGTTTCAGGAACAGCTTTTCTAATGAGGCGGCACACAATTCCAATACGTAGTGACTGTTAAACGGGGGTGAAATTATAGCGTTTAGCTTttgaaagtaagaaaaaaaattgccttaCACGAATTCTCCAACTGGTTCACAGTAGAGAAGCTCGACGATGTTTGGATGACCTTTCAAATTTTCCATAATCTTTTCTTCGCATTCTTTGACTTTTTCTCGTTGAACTCTTTTTACTGCGCAATCTTTACTATTACACTTTCCTCGATAAACGCCGGCAGATTTACCTATTCCTAGCAGCTCAGGGCGGTAGAACTCAGTTTTCCACATAGTATCGAAAGACACGAACAAAAATGGAAGTTTCGGAATGTGCAAAATAGCTGACGTCAAATGCCACCAATGTACAGTTTTCGGATAGTGCGATTGCGTTTACCTTCTTCCAGTCCTTAAAGCAGACGGCCAACGCCTTTAGTTGATAACGAGAGAGACTTGGGGATTGGGCATACGACGCGTCAAGGACGTTGCCGTGCGTCAGGGTTGTATCAAAGCGCAACAGCCGCTTCGATCCCAACCCTACTCACCCGATAAAGGAGTGAAAAACATCTAAGAGGGGGAGGGGCTTTGATAACATTTTGCATTTTAGCGCCAGAGGGAGTGTGGCACTTCCCAAAAAgacgattttgttttttcctacTCCTCCTCCTTTCCCTTGTTCTTGTCGTCTGTAACTGTGGACACGTGAGAAGAGAACAAAGAAGACGGGCAAAACTCGGAAGGAGAAAAGTGGGAGAAAAATCCAACCGAAATCACGGCATACAGTGCTACCACTACGTGCTACTACGTGCTACAAGTCTCAAGTCACCACTTTTTTGTGATCTTTTATCGTTTCCAATTTCGCTTCTGGCAACGTGGTCACTTGTTCGCGCACCACGCTGTTGTCTCTGGTGGCGGTCCAGCCCAGTCCACATTTCCACAAATATCTCAACGATTGTAATGTTAGAGCTTGTGCCCAACGGAGATGTGTATCTGTCCTCTTCGATAGCTCGCGAAaccttttcttattcttttacCAAATAGAAGCAGGTTAGAACCTTTTCTTTTACGCTGCTAATGTCGtaacttttaaatgttgcCCACGtttaatgcttttttttgtttgatcgcCATGAACTGTTACGAAAGATGTACAAGACGGGATTTTGGTGAATTGGTGGTCTCCTATACGCTGAGGTTAATTGTTCCACCCCCTCTTCCATCCAAACCCGACATTTTTGTAGAGCAAGAAACGCCAATTTTTAAGTTCTCTCTTTGAAGTCTATCATATTGAGGGAATATAATTCGTCCGTTTCACCACTCTCCATAATCAATTGAATCCATCAGTCAAATCATTTTACGCTCGCTGTTTGTATTTTCCCAGCAGACTGTTTATATCCTCATATTGgagcaaaaatgaaataagcTCATGTAAAGGATGACGTGCAGATTCCATGATGTTCAATACGCTGGGCCGGTACTCGGGTCTGACACCAGAGGGGGTGAAACAATTCCTTATAGAATTCTGATTTTAATTACTACGCATAATCTTAGCTTCATGACAAGGCACGGCAGTCGTTTCATTTATTAGTGTAGTCTTTTAAAGTTTGTCGAAAAAAATTGGCTTTGAGGTATTTTTAGAGCTACCTACTCTGAATTGCCTCTAGGTCTTTGAATAAATAATGTAATTGGTCCATTTCACATCCATTCCGATCCATTCAGTAAGATTGTGACCGCGCAGCTTATAAGTTTCAGCTTGAACGCTTTGGCTACAAAATGAGGAGCGATTTCCGTTTGCCGTTGTCCTCTGAACCAAGTCGTTGGATTAATAAGCGAATTTGAGTTGGTTTCTACTTCATTTGACTCTGACATAATGACTATGCATAGTAATGACTGAATTGCCGCCCTTATCTTCCCTTTTGTGTCTACATTTCTCGATCATTTTGCGCGTGAAATGTTTTGGCTTTGACTTCAGTGTAGAAATCGCCACGAGTAGCCTAACTGTCACCGTTTCAGAAGGACTTCTCTTGCCTTGTTAGAATTACCCAAGTTAACAATTGCATTGATCATTTTGTCTGGCTTTCTTTCCGTTTTGCCACTTTTTGGGATTTCAGATTTGTCATTGGTtatttttgattcaatttGGAAAACGTTTTGTTAacgtttttctattttccacCTTACCAAATGCGGCGACGTTCTAATAGAAAGATATCGCGTACCTTTCTGTTTCGTGTTGCTGATTTTAAACTGGGTCGCTCTTTGATACCCATGCGCATATAACACCCCATTACTCTCCTAACGTCTTTTGTTTCAGCTAATCTCGAATTCTTCATCAACCATAACAGAAATATTACCCTGTGAATTACACTTTGTTTTGTGATGTTGAATAGGCTTGTTGCTATTATGCTCTGTAACATGTTGGTGGACgtgttgtctttctttttgcaattAGCCTAGAAAACGACAGTCTCCCGGCAAGTCGAACCGCTTAAAGCTTAGCCAACTTTTCATTATTCcctttatttgaaaaaaaaacacacacaaatataTCCAATGATAATTGTAATGATAGACAAGGGAATGGTCGTAACGGGACGAGGAAGACAACTAGATCTTATCTCATGCAATTGTTAAGGCAGCTCATATGGTTCCAAAGATTTTGTCCACGTTGTGTTCAGaaagtttttcatttctccGACTCAAATCGAGTGCACTCGATCCATCGTTGGtttttgcgtccttgtcgatgccgagatcgatcaagactttaattgcctcgattaagtgggggcCTGAGTTTTCggaacacaaaagatgaagcgcattccatccatctttctgctttgcgtccttgtcgatgccgagttcgatcaagactttaattgcctcgattaattgtggggttgaattgtaacgacacaaagaatgaagtgcattccatcCATCTTGGTCCTTTGCGTTCAattcgatgccgagttcgatccagactttaattgcctcgattaagtgggggcCTGAGTTGTTGcgacacaaaagatgaagcgcattccatccagaGTTGGTTTTTGCGTtcaagtcgatgccgagtttgatcaagactttaattgcctcgattaagtggggggttgaattgttggaacacaaaagatgaagcgcattccatccatcgttggtttttgcgttcaagtcgatgctgagttcgatcaagactttaattgcctcgattaagtgggggcCTGAGTTGTTGTAACACAAAACATGAAGCGCATTCTCTCCATCGTTGATTTTTGCGTtcaagtcgatgccgagtttgatcaacactttaattgcctcgattaagtgggggttgaattgttggaacacaaaaaatgaagcgcattccatccatctttctgctttgcgtccttgtcgatgccgagttcgatcaagactttaattgcctcgattaagtgggggcCTGAGTTTTCggaacacaaaagatgaagcgcattccatccatctttctgctttgcgtccttgtcgatgccgagttcgatcaagactttaattgcctcgattaattgtggggttgaattgtaacgacacaaagaatgaagtgcattccatcCATCTTGGTCCTTTGCGTtcaagtcgatgccgagttcgatcaagactttaattgcctcgattaattGTGGGGTTGAATTGTAACGACACAAAAcatgaagcgcattccatccattgttttcttttgcgttcaagtcgatgccgagttcgatcaagactttaattgcctcgattaagtgggggcCTGAGTTTTCggaacacaaaagatgaagcgcattccatccatctttctgctttgcgtccttgtcgatgccgagttcgatcaagactttaattgcctcgattaattgtggggttgaattgtaacgacacaaagaatgaagtgcattccatcCATCTTGGTCCTTTGCGTTCAattcgatgccgagttcgatccagactttaattgcctcgattaagtgggggcCTGAGTTGTTGcgacacaaaagatgaagcgcattccatccagaGTTGGTTTTTGCGTtcaagtcgatgccgagtttgatcaagactttaattgcctcgattaagtggggggttgaattgttggaacacaaaagatgaagcgcattccatccatcgttggtttttgcgttcaagtcgatgctgagttcgatcaagactttaattgcctcgattaagtgggggcCTGAGTTGTTGTAACACAAAACATGAAGCGCATTCTCTCCATCGTTGATTTTTGCGTtcaagtcgatgccgagtttgatcaacactttaattgcctcgattaagtgggggttgaattgttggaacacaaaaaatgaagcgcattccatccatctttctgctttgcgtccttgtcgatgccgagttcgatcaagactttaattgcctcgattaagtgggggcCTGAGTTTTCggaacacaaaagatgaagcgcattccatccatctttctgctttgcgtccttgtcgatgccgagttcgatcaagactttaattgcctcgattaattgtggggttgaattgtaacgacacaaagaatgaagtgcattccatcCATCTTGGTCCTTTGCGTtcaagtcgatgccgagttcgatcaagactttaattgcctcgattaattGTGGGGTTGAATTGTAACGACACAAAAcatgaagcgcattccatccattgttttcttttgcgttcaagtcgatgccgagttcgatcaagactttaattgcctcgattaagtgggggcCTGAGTTTTCGGAACACAAAAcatgaagcgcattccatccatcgttggtttttgcgttcaagtcgatgctgagttcgatcaagactttaattgcctcgattaagtgggggcCTGAGTTTTCGGAACACAAAAcatgaagcgcattccatccatcgttggtttttgcgttcaagtcgatgctgagttcgatcaagactttaattgcctcgattaagtgtggactggaactgtttgagcacaaaagatgaagtgcattcaaaccatctttcttctttgcgtccttgtcgatgccgagttcgatcaagactttaattgcctcgattaagtgtggactggaactgtttgagcacaaaagatgaagtgcattcaaaccatctttcttctttgcgtccttgtcgatgccgagttcgatcaagactttaattgcctcgattaagtggggggttgaattgtaacgacacaaaagatgaagcgcattccatccatcgtTGTTCTTTGCGTtcaagtcgatgccgagtCGTATTAAagttttgatttcatttctAAAATCCGACGTTGGACACGTATCTGCACACAGCCGAAGCAGTTTTTGTTCTCCTTCTTTTAGCTaaatggaaatttttttttagaaaactCAAATTTCATTGACGAAGAAGAACTTAAACTTGTAACGTCATTACTTGAATTTTTATGGATTGAAGTTGAATAACGACTTCTTCAGACGTGATTCTTGTATCAGGTGTCTTGgacaacattttctttatcaAGTTACGTGCCCAATGCGATTcgtgaatttctatttttgtttaaattgaaacattgaattatttttcttatgtAATATATGATCTATTTCAAGAGGTAACTTACGATTCATATTAACAGACTTGTCATTCATGATGTTACTCCTAATTTCTGAATCATTTTCACCGTAGATATGACTTCCTTTCAAAAGAATATAACCGAAGACGAGTCCTTCTGCGTAAACGTCGCTTTTGATGGAGCCTTTAGTTTGTTGAATAATCAGTATGTTTTTTCCGGAGAGTATTTCCAACTCTTCGGGAGAGAACCAAAGTGTAGTCCCTCTGATTCCACTCATTTTATATGTTCCTCGTTCACTCACTTCTCGGGACAATCCAAAATCAGCCCATTTCATCGTTGTCTCATTGCCTTGGTCAGTAGGTTTCACAGAAATTAGAATGTTTCCCGGTTTAATGTCTCGGTGGATTAGATTCCGTGAATGAATATGTTTAAGACCAGAGGCTAACTGGGAGAAAACCTCAAAATTATTCGGTAACATAGGTCCATTATATTCCCGAGGTTCGCCCTGATTAGGGAACACTTGATCCAAGGATGCGTCGCACAATTCTAAAGCAAAGTAACTGAATCGCAAAAATCGTTAAAATCATATGGAAATTCtctttttaattcaaaattatCACGTAATAATCTTACTCGAAGTCGTCATCGCTTGCGGAATGAAGGA
The DNA window shown above is from Daphnia magna isolate NIES unplaced genomic scaffold, ASM2063170v1.1 Dm_contigs152, whole genome shotgun sequence and carries:
- the LOC123466438 gene encoding serine/threonine-protein kinase/endoribonuclease IRE2-like, whose product is MSSTNPVNVDGIQFNRNDYLGSDGFGSVFRGKYKDQSIAVKRIEKRADRKPLVVKELNILKQLEHPNIVKLLHSASDDDFDYFALELCDASLDQVFPNQGEPREYNGPMLPNNFEVFSQLASGLKHIHSRNLIHRDIKPGNILISVKPTDQGNETTMKWADFGLSREVSERGTYKMSGIRGTTLWFSPEELEILSGKNILIIQQTKGSIKSDVYAEGLVFGYILLKGSHIYGENDSEIRSNIMNDKSVNMNQIHESHWARNLIKKMLSKTPDTRITSEEVVIQLQSIKIQLKEGEQKLLRLCADTCPTSDFRNEIKTLIRLGIDLNAKNNDGWNALHLLCRYNSTPHLIEAIKV
- the LOC116923725 gene encoding dual specificity protein kinase zak2; protein product: MWKTEFYRPELLGIGKSAGVYRGKCNSKDCAVKRVQREKVKECEEKIMENLKGHPNIVELLYCEPVGEFVHYVLELCAASLEKLFLKPDDPKRYKGPPMPHDLHIFHQLALGLEYIHSKNLIHRDIKPENILISVRGAGQDAEITIKWADFGLSREVNKGGSFSTNGGVVGTEGWEAPEILRSRYDENQKPRGTVKSDIFALGLVFGYLFLKGKHLYGLITDTMGIRKNIIERNPIPNLHKIDGESRKSYADDLLEKMLEDEPRERVTSTEVVTQLKSIMEIMGLSSSVQLDDNIKAIIRPSIDVNAQQKSIVNPEKDWKYMQGLEIQLDCRAKLGMGGFGSVFKGEFRSRPVAVKRIPIYYYYKREEEAMVMLEHPNVVELLHCESDDDFRYFALELCDASLDQLFLQSDDPRKYNGPMPRQIEVFRQLALGLEYIHLKHLIHGDIKPQNVLIKRSSSQNEETIIKWADFGLSKPVNERGTYSLSGVRGTRDWIAPEQLKLLTNEHTECMVRGTVKSEVFSLGLVFGYLFLKGQHLYGSNSFEIHNNVIGDNPINIQRIYGKVRESYDDLLENMLQNDPDQRITSTEVVEKLKSINENEQSTGQLPIPSNQLPKNEKAKTISNHGRNIHTLCRYTSDSTLIPKIKSCIQEKQDLTEKDAFGWNGLHLLCRYNSGEYLIDALKILIESGIDVNVPTDGGWNALHLLCRYNSSEKLIDAMTFLIGKEINVKAKAEFGWNALHCLCSNDSITSSLNEAMQLLIVSGIEVNATRNNGWNALHILCRFRSSQSLMDEIQVLVHYGIDVKTTNTRGCNALHYLCSYNSSTSLIHALQRLIKLGIDVKAKDKYGSNALSCLCQNSSSSNLAGAIQCLITNGIDVNAKDSDGYVALHYLRKLNSRKPSQHLQDAIQIIEDATRDQLHGQNED